ATACCAGGACCTCCGTGTCCATATTCGACATCTCCCATATGGGAGAATTCATCATCAAGGAAAATCCTTCCCGGTCCTCGCTGGATTCTATCGTCACCATTCCGGTCGTCAAAATGAAGACGCAGCGCTGCCGCTACGGGTTCTTGCTTGACGATGAGGGAAAAATCCTGGATGACCTCATCGCGTACCGCATCGCCGCCGATGAGTGGATGCTGGTGGTCAACGCCGCCAACGAGCAGAAGGACCTGACGGCGATCCAGCGCCGGCTTTCGCCGGAGGCCTCCTTTGAGAATATCTCGTCGCGCATAGTAAAGATAGATGTCCAGGGGCCCCGGTCCCTGGAGGTGATGAAGGCCATCGTGGGCGAGGAGGTGAAAAGGCTCGCCTATTACGGATTCCAGTTTTTCAGCCTGCTCGGGGGGAATTTCATCATCAGCCGTACCGGCTACACCGGCGAGCTCGGGTTCGAGATCTACATCGACGCCGGCAGGGGCGTGGAACTCTGGCAGGCGCTGATGAAGCACCCCGCCGTGAGGCCAGCCGGCCTCGGAGCGCGCGATATCCTGCGTCTGGAAGTGGGCCTGCCGCTCTATGGCAACGAGTTTACCGAGGAGACGACCCCCATCGACGGCGGCATGGAGCGGTTCCTCGACATGGAAAAGGAATTCACCGGGAAGAAGGCCCTTGTTGAGCAGAAAAAGCGCGGCGTCCGGCGCAGCCTCGTCGGCTTCATCGTGGACGGACGGAGGACCCCGCGCCATGAAAACAGGATCCTTTGCGGGGGCAAGGACGCGGGCCATGTGACGAGCGGCGTTTTCTCGCCCCATTTGAATAAAGGGATCGGCATGGGCTATGTGGACACGCAGCTGAGCGGCGAAGGGTCCGCAATCGCCATCGATTCCGGCAAG
This genomic window from Spirochaetota bacterium contains:
- the gcvT gene encoding glycine cleavage system aminomethyltransferase GcvT gives rise to the protein MDKNTPLYDEHMSLKALMAPFAGWNMPIHYGSILDEAKHTRTSVSIFDISHMGEFIIKENPSRSSLDSIVTIPVVKMKTQRCRYGFLLDDEGKILDDLIAYRIAADEWMLVVNAANEQKDLTAIQRRLSPEASFENISSRIVKIDVQGPRSLEVMKAIVGEEVKRLAYYGFQFFSLLGGNFIISRTGYTGELGFEIYIDAGRGVELWQALMKHPAVRPAGLGARDILRLEVGLPLYGNEFTEETTPIDGGMERFLDMEKEFTGKKALVEQKKRGVRRSLVGFIVDGRRTPRHENRILCGGKDAGHVTSGVFSPHLNKGIGMGYVDTQLSGEGSAIAIDSGKGEISAVVARVPFLKETSIKYSEV